One window from the genome of Engraulis encrasicolus isolate BLACKSEA-1 chromosome 16, IST_EnEncr_1.0, whole genome shotgun sequence encodes:
- the bcl10 gene encoding B-cell lymphoma/leukemia 10: MDFPHLTEDDMADIKKEALERLRPYLVDKIIANRHFDYLRSKRILTRDDTEEINCKNTDRKRAGKLLDCLAENPLGLDTLIESIRRERTINFLITKITDEVQKVKDEKIAALKAESCCTSSSSTYSPTKPGPTTDPSRTFSSIDCYASTALYHPEGERSPSQSVVTSSLNLFSGSAGGRDVSSSSVCCAISASSVSSYLPKPGDPGAPPLPEEVLDEAQDTDSGAGGSNASGGDANFQPLRSRSVSPRP; encoded by the exons ATGGATTTTCCTCACCTGACGGAAGACGACATGGCTGATATAAAGAAGGAA gCCCTTGAGAGGCTGCGCCCATATCTGGTGGATAAGATTATTGCCAATCGGCATTTCGACTACCTGCGATCCAAGAGAATTCTTACTCGGGATGATACAGAAGAAATAAACTGCAAGAATACCGACCGTAAGCGCGCTGGCAAGCTGTTGGACTGCCTTGCCGAAAACCCTCTAGGCCTGGACACCTTAATTGAATCTATACGCAGGGAACGCACTATTAACTTTCTCATTACCAAGATAACCGACGAAGTGCAAAAGGTCAAGGATGAGAAGATAGCTGCCCTGAAGG CTGAATCGTGCTGCACAAGTTCGAGTTCAACCTACAGCCCCACGAAGCCAGGTCCCACCACTGACCCCTCTCGGACATTCTCTTCCATCGATTGCTATGCCTCCACTGCGCTGTACCACCCCGAGGGCGAGAGAAGCCCGTCACAGTCGGTGGTCACCAGTTCGCTCAACCTGTTCAGCGGCTCTGCCGGAGGACGagacgtcagcagcagcagcgtctgCTGCGCCATATCAGCCTCCAGTGTGTCCTCCTACCTGCCCAAACCAGGGGACCCCGGGGCGCCTCCTTTGCCTGAGGAGGTGCTGGACGAGGCGCAGGACACAGATTCTGGGGCGGGGGGCAGCAATGCTAGCGGAGGGGATGCCAACTTTCAACCGCTGCGATCCCGGTCCGTTTCGCCCCGCCCATGA